In a genomic window of Athene noctua chromosome 24, bAthNoc1.hap1.1, whole genome shotgun sequence:
- the MTFR1L gene encoding mitochondrial fission regulator 1-like isoform X2 produces MAADSTIPIWQNKPHGSARSVVRRIGSNLPLKPCPRATFEVLPSVSELYLNDVPPVPTLADIVWIAADDEETYARVRSDTRPLKHKWKPSPFTVIQRNASVPNLRKQEEKLLALKKPGLPALSRTTELQDELSHLRSQIAKIVAAESASAALTPDLLSPGSSNASSPLPCFGPSFQSTTSFVISDITEEEAELESPELPSVSMLCSAASECCKPDPKDPDEEDSVSLSKASSFADMMGILKDIHRMKQSKDLNRTSMKEEDPAVLIAEVLRRKFALKDEDLALKEK; encoded by the exons ACGATCCCCATCTGGCAGAACAAACCCCACGGCTCAGCACGGAGCGTTGTCAGGAGGATTGGGTCAAACCTCCCTTTAAAACCCTGTCCCAGAGCAACCTTTGAG GTTCTACCAAGTGTTTCAGAACTCTATTTAAATGATGTCCCTCCAGTCCCCACCTTGGCAGACATTGTGTGGATAGCAGCAGATGATGAAGAAACATACGCCAGAGTCAG AAGTGACACTCGCCCGCTGAAGCACAAGTGGAAGCCGAGTCCCTTCACCGTTATACAGCGAAATGCTTCGGTCCCCAACCTGAGGAAGCAGGAGGAGAAGCTGCTCGCCTTGAAGAAACCTGGTTTGCCAGCACTGAGCCGAACCACAGAGCTCCAGGACGAGCTGAGTCACCTTCGGAGTCAGATCGCTAAAATAGTCGCTGCAGAGTCAG cttctgCTGCATTAACACCAGACTTACTATCTCCAGGAAGTTCCAATGCATCTTCTCCTTTACCTTGTTTTGGACCCTCTTTCCAATCTACAACTTCCTTTGTCATTAGTGATATCacagaggaggaggcagaactCGAAAGCCCCGAGCTCCCGTCGGTCTCCATGCTTTGTTCTGCAGCCTCTGAGTGTTGTAAACCAGACCCCAAGGACCCTGACGAGGAAGATTCGGTGTCTCTCTCAAAGGCCAGCAGTTTTGCGGACATGATGGGCATCCTTAAAGACATTCATAGGATGAAGCAGAGCAAAGACTT AAACCGAACGTCAATGAAGGAGGAAGACCCAGCTGTTCTTATAGCAGAAGTTCTGAGGAGAAAATTTGCCCTAAAGGATGAGGATCTGGCCCTGAAGGAGAAATGA
- the MTFR1L gene encoding mitochondrial fission regulator 1-like isoform X1, with protein sequence MAAERPGAGPRCAAAPQTIPIWQNKPHGSARSVVRRIGSNLPLKPCPRATFEVLPSVSELYLNDVPPVPTLADIVWIAADDEETYARVRSDTRPLKHKWKPSPFTVIQRNASVPNLRKQEEKLLALKKPGLPALSRTTELQDELSHLRSQIAKIVAAESASAALTPDLLSPGSSNASSPLPCFGPSFQSTTSFVISDITEEEAELESPELPSVSMLCSAASECCKPDPKDPDEEDSVSLSKASSFADMMGILKDIHRMKQSKDLNRTSMKEEDPAVLIAEVLRRKFALKDEDLALKEK encoded by the exons ACGATCCCCATCTGGCAGAACAAACCCCACGGCTCAGCACGGAGCGTTGTCAGGAGGATTGGGTCAAACCTCCCTTTAAAACCCTGTCCCAGAGCAACCTTTGAG GTTCTACCAAGTGTTTCAGAACTCTATTTAAATGATGTCCCTCCAGTCCCCACCTTGGCAGACATTGTGTGGATAGCAGCAGATGATGAAGAAACATACGCCAGAGTCAG AAGTGACACTCGCCCGCTGAAGCACAAGTGGAAGCCGAGTCCCTTCACCGTTATACAGCGAAATGCTTCGGTCCCCAACCTGAGGAAGCAGGAGGAGAAGCTGCTCGCCTTGAAGAAACCTGGTTTGCCAGCACTGAGCCGAACCACAGAGCTCCAGGACGAGCTGAGTCACCTTCGGAGTCAGATCGCTAAAATAGTCGCTGCAGAGTCAG cttctgCTGCATTAACACCAGACTTACTATCTCCAGGAAGTTCCAATGCATCTTCTCCTTTACCTTGTTTTGGACCCTCTTTCCAATCTACAACTTCCTTTGTCATTAGTGATATCacagaggaggaggcagaactCGAAAGCCCCGAGCTCCCGTCGGTCTCCATGCTTTGTTCTGCAGCCTCTGAGTGTTGTAAACCAGACCCCAAGGACCCTGACGAGGAAGATTCGGTGTCTCTCTCAAAGGCCAGCAGTTTTGCGGACATGATGGGCATCCTTAAAGACATTCATAGGATGAAGCAGAGCAAAGACTT AAACCGAACGTCAATGAAGGAGGAAGACCCAGCTGTTCTTATAGCAGAAGTTCTGAGGAGAAAATTTGCCCTAAAGGATGAGGATCTGGCCCTGAAGGAGAAATGA
- the AUNIP gene encoding aurora kinase A- and ninein-interacting protein: MKRRGGAAPRAGACDVWLDTAALRQSAAQSLAAKSKVSRRILGQKGAAVSLMQAGASRPHARQTTILTFFSSQTDETDKENFRPSPFNLNKDSKEKGISLAAAPVKILALPQMGEAQKQLFGFEGTAQVTPQRHARAAPASPPPLPGSWLLPAESHSPREASCGAGEDSCCFSLTQDSEGNRIIAHRNKSGLLAGETLPEGGITEREEAKTGLDFQPRLGASRNKKPHHSSSVDSLTDFSETENINPALTGDSTWAAGFYSSPRRAARAQPLRECGRSPGAASALGREAGRSRPCSQLFTQDSEGNRVIAHRCRDAPPPPGGEGSSGGQLPDSPCGGRSGHAARRSWSEAGEQPLEVCYESLFTQDSEGNRVIKH; this comes from the exons ATGAAgcgccggggcggcgcggccccgcgggccggggcttGCGATGTCTGGCTGGACACCGCCGCGCTGAGGCAGAGCGCGGCTCAG TCTCTCGCAGCCAAGTCAAAAGTCTCTCGTCGAATTCTGGGACAGAAGGGCGCTGCAGTCTCTCTCATGCAGGCAGGAGCCTCTCGGCCACACGCCAGGCAAACCACCATCCTCACCTTCTTCAGCTCGCAGACAG ATGAAACAGACAAAGAAAACTTCAGGCCATCTCCTTTCAACCTGAATAAAGACTCTaaagaaaaaggtatttctcTGGCTGCTGCCCCTGTGAAGATCTTGGCTTTGCCGCAGATGGGGGAAGCCCAGAAACAACTCTTCGGGTTCGAGGGGACGGCGCAGGTGACACCCCAGCGCCATGCACGGGCAGCACCGGCCTCGCCGCCTCCTTTGCCAGGCTCCTGGTTGTTACCGGCGGAGTCCCACAGCCCGAGGGAAGCCTCCTGTGGGGCGGGAGAGGATTCCTGCTGCTTCAGCCTCACCCAGGATTCAGAGGGCAACCGGATCATCGCGCACAGAAACAAGTCTGGTTTATTGGCTGGAGAAACACTTCCAGAGGGTGGGATAACGGAGCGAGAGGAGGCCAAGACCGGACTGGATTTCCAACCAAGACTTGGTGCAAGCCGGAATAAGAAACCGCACCACTCGAGTAGTGTTGATTCCTTAACTGATTTCTCTGAAACTGAGAATATAAATCCTGCTCTAACGGGAGACAGTACCTGGGCTGCCGGGTTTTATTCATCTCCACGCCGAGCAGCTCGAGCACAGCCCCTGCGCGAGTGTGGCCGCTCCCCCGGCGCTGCCTCGGCCCTCGGCCGTGAGGCGGGACGGAGCCGTCCCTGCAGTCAGCTCTTCACCCAGGATTCGGAGGGGAACAGAGTCATCGCCCACCGGTGCCGGGACGCCCCGCCGCCTCCTGGGGGCGAGGGCAGCTCTGGCGGGCAGCTGCCCGACTCTCCCTGCGGGGGCCGCTCCGGCCACGCTGCGAGGAGGAGCTGGAGCGAGGCGGGGGAGCAGCCGCTAGAGGTGTGCTACGAGTCGCTGTTCACGCAGGACTCGGAGGGGAACAGGGTGATTAAACACTGA
- the PAQR7 gene encoding membrane progestin receptor alpha: MATVVTEKLSRLFINVRQVPALLVPLSPSTVSSSEVPKVFWKPYIHAGYRPVQQTWRYYFSTLFQQHNEAINVWTHLVAALILLLRFQQLSQRVDFGQDPHAQPLLIIIAASITYLTFSTLAHLLQAKSEFWHYSFFFMDYVGVAIYQYGSALGHYYYTIEPSWHEKIKGFYMPVAVLLAWLSCAGSCYAKYQYHQSAHLLSRLCQELPSGLAYVLDISPVVHRIYTAQPSEQADLALLYHKCQVLFFLIGAFFFSHPYPEKWFPGKCHFFGQSHQIFHVCLVLCTLAQIEAVVLDYETRRQIYSSLQGDLAHNFSALCLFTVTCSVLTAAYMARKVKNKLSFKEE; encoded by the coding sequence ATGGCAACAGTCGTCACAGAAAAGCTCAGCCGCCTCTTCATTAACGTGAGGCAGGTCCCTGCGCTGCTGGtccccctctctccctccaccGTCAGCAGTTCGGAGGTGCCAAAGGTTTTCTGGAAGCCCTACATCCATGCCGGCTACCGGCCTGTGCAGCAGACCTGGCGTTATTACTTCTCGACGCTCTTCCAGCAGCACAACGAAGCCATCAACGTCTGGACCCATCTGGTGGCAGCGCTGATCCTGCTGCTGCGGTTCCAGCAGCTCTCACAGCGGGTGGATTTTGGGCAGGATCCGCACGCCCAACCCCTCCTCATCATCATCGCGGCGTCCATCACCTACCTGACGTTCAGCACCCTCGCTCACCTTCTGCAGGCTAAATCTGAGTTCTGGCACTACAGCTTCTTCTTCATGGACTACGTGGGGGTCGCCATTTATCAGTACGGCAGCGCCCTGGGACACTACTACTACACCATCGAGCCAAGCTGGCATGAGAAAATCAAGGGGTTTTACATGCCGGTGGCTGTCCTGTTAGCATGGCTGTCCTGCGCCGGTTCCTGCTACGCCAAGTACCAGTACCACCAGTCTGCTCACCTCCTGAGCCggctctgccaggagctgccctctGGCCTGGCTTATGTGCTGGACATCAGCCCCGTGGTCCACCGCATCTACACCGCCCAGCCCTCCGAGCAGGCTGACCTGGCCCTTCTCTATCACAAATGCCAGGTGTTGTTTTTCCTTATTGGTGCCTTCTTTTTCTCGCACCCTTACCCCGAGAAGTGGTTCCCTGGGAAATGTCACTTTTTCGGGCAGAGCCATCAGATTTTTCACGTGTGCCTGGTGCTCTGCACGCTGGCGCAGATCGAGGCGGTGGTGTTGGACTACGAGACCAGGCGACAGATCTATTCCTCTCTCCAGGGTGATTTGGCACACAACTTCTCTGCCCTGTGCCTCTTCACTGTGACCTGCTCTGTCCTCACAGCCGCTTACATGGCCCGGAAGGTGAAGAACAAGCTGAGTTTCAAAGAAGAGTAA
- the STMN1 gene encoding stathmin encodes MATSDIQVKELEKRASGQAFELILSPRSKEAVPEFPLSPPKKKDVSLEEIQKKLEAAEERRKSHEAEVLKQLAEKREHEKEVLQKAIEENNNFSKMAEEKLTHKMEANKENREAQMAAKLERLREKDKHIEEVRKNKEGKDPGEAETD; translated from the exons ATGGCTACTTCTG ATATTCAAGTGAAGGAACTGGAAAAGCGTGCCTCTGGGCAGGCATTTGAGCTGATACTCAGTCCCCGCTCAAAAGAAGCAGTTCCAGAATTCCCTCTTTCTCCCCCAAAGAAGAAGGATGTGTCATTGGAAGAGATTCAGAAGAAGTTGGAAGCAGCAGAAGAGAGACGTAAG TCTCATGAAGCAGAAGTCTTGAAGCAGCTAGCTGAGAAGCGGGAGCATGAAAAAGAGGTGCTTCAGAAAGCAATTGAAGAAAACAACAACTTCAGCAAAATGGCAGAGGAGAAGCTGACCCACAAAATGGAAGCTAACAAAGAAAACCGCGAGGCACAAATGGCTGCTAAACTGGAACGCTTGAGGGAGAAG GACAAGCATATTGAAGAGGTTCGAAAGAACAAAGAAGGCAAAGACCCTGGTGAGGCCGAAACCGACTGA